The stretch of DNA TATCGTCTGTGGGTTTGTGGTAGTCTGCATGGGTACCTGTAAAGAAATGCAGTACAGGAATGTTTCTCAAATAAAAAGAGGTATGGTCTGATGGTCCTGTACCTGATGAGTCTAATTTTGTAGTGATGTGAGTATCTGTGCTGTCTATTTGCTTGATTAAATCCACCCACACAGGCGAAGTACCTACACCGCTAATGGCTAGCTGCTGTTCTCTCAATCGTCCTATCATGTCCATGTTGAGCATGTAGTTTACTGTGTTGAGATCGAGGGTAGGATTTTTAGTAAAATAACCTGAACCGTACAAACCCAATTCTTCTCCTGAAAAAGCAATAAATAGAAAGTTAAAATTTTCTTTGCGATTATTTGTAGCAAAGTAGCGAGCTAACTCTAATAATCCCGCTGTGCCTGATGCATTGTCATCTGCGCCATTGTGAATTTTATTTTTAGGGTTTGGGTCTAATGAACCTGGATGATGCCCTAAACCTAAGTGGTCATAGTGTGCGCCGATGACTACGGTCAGAGGTGCCTGATTGTCCAAAAAGCCAATAACATTTTTACCTTTCATTTCGTTAGGCTTAATGCTGATTTTCAGATAAAAGTCTGTGATATTCAATTGACGTAACTCCTCAAAAGTACTATGCGAAAACCAAACTACAGGGATACGCAAAAATTGAGCTTTTGAATTTGTTTTAGGTAAGTCTTCAAAATGATAAGTTCCTTTTCTATCTACAAAAAAGACCATTACAGCGCCTTTTTCTTGGGCTATTTTTGCCCTTTCTCTAAAAGAGTAGTAAGCGGTTATTTCTTCGTGCGGATTAAGTGGTTTTTCAGGAAAAGAGTAGATTACAACTACTTTGCCCATTACATTTTTGTTTGCGTAATCATCTCGTTGAAGGGTAGGGGCTACTATACCTTCATTGACGTATTCAAAATGTAAAGTTCTTAGGTTATATTCATTGCTTGCACTAAAAGGTAAAGCACAGTAGTCCTTTTTATCCTGCCAAGTAATTTTTTTGTTTTTGTTAATGCGAATTATAGTAGGTTCTTGAATGATACCTTCTACAAAATTAAACTCTTGAATGTAGGTATTGTTTTGACCTTTTGGAATAAGTTTAAGGTTTTTGAAGTGCTTGATGATATATTCGGCTGCTAGTTCTTCGCCTTTTTCGCCTGTGCCACGCCCTTGCAGCTTGTCTGACGCTAAATATGCTATATGTTTTTGAACATTTTCAGAGTTAATTTGTGCTTGTGCGCAGCACACTGAAAGGATACTTGCTACTATCAATATACGCATACACAAAAATAATACATTAGGTTTCAAAGATAGTTTCATTTTTTTGGGCGTGCCCCTTGCTGACGCAAGGGTCGGGGCATTCCGCACTCCGCTTCGCTTCGGTGCTTCGCTAACGCTGCGCACTGCCTAACGGCATGCTCCATGCCCCTCACGCAGACAACATAAGCAATTATGTCTTTACCTTGTTTAAGCTTGAAGTGCAACCACTTACAAGCTAAAACCTTGCATAAGAAACAGAGAAACGATGGTTTCAGAGATCCCTTGCGTGAGGCATGCGAAGGGCGTGCGTCAGCACGGTGCGAAGCGAAGCGAAGCACCGAAGCGTTAGCGTAGCCCGTAGCACGCCGACCTTGTGGGCATGAGCGAAGCGAAACGCCCACAAGGACACGCCGAAAAAGTTAAAACTTAACATTCAAAATAAAAACAGACCTCACACAAAACACAAAGCCCTCTCACTACCGAGAGGGCTGCGGTCTGGACGGGACTTGAACCCGCGACCCCATGCGTGACAGGCATGTGTTCTAACCAGCTGAACTACCAGACCATTTACCAACCAAATGGACCGCAAATATACAAACATATTTACTCACATGTCAAGAGTATTTTTTAGTCTTACTTTGTAACTTTCGCAAAATCAAGCAAAAATAAGCTTCACAAAGTGCTACAAACAAAATTACCTTAAACTTTTTCGCCAAGATAGAGCACTAGGTAAGGGCTTTTGATAAAGTATATGCTCCGTGAGGCACTCTGCTAAGTAGGGCGCATAAAAAACACCCTTACTCCCTAAACCATTAAAAAAATACACATTCGGATACTCAGGATGCGAACCTATAACAGGTATTCTATCCGAAGTAGCAGGGCGCGTACCTGCCCAATGCCCTGTAATTCTGTACGGA from Bacteroidia bacterium encodes:
- a CDS encoding M28 family peptidase, which gives rise to MRSVSEAPKRSGVRNAPTLASARGTPKKMKLSLKPNVLFLCMRILIVASILSVCCAQAQINSENVQKHIAYLASDKLQGRGTGEKGEELAAEYIIKHFKNLKLIPKGQNNTYIQEFNFVEGIIQEPTIIRINKNKKITWQDKKDYCALPFSASNEYNLRTLHFEYVNEGIVAPTLQRDDYANKNVMGKVVVIYSFPEKPLNPHEEITAYYSFRERAKIAQEKGAVMVFFVDRKGTYHFEDLPKTNSKAQFLRIPVVWFSHSTFEELRQLNITDFYLKISIKPNEMKGKNVIGFLDNQAPLTVVIGAHYDHLGLGHHPGSLDPNPKNKIHNGADDNASGTAGLLELARYFATNNRKENFNFLFIAFSGEELGLYGSGYFTKNPTLDLNTVNYMLNMDMIGRLREQQLAISGVGTSPVWVDLIKQIDSTDTHITTKLDSSGTGPSDHTSFYLRNIPVLHFFTGTHADYHKPTDDIDKINFEGIVQVLNFIINLTEKTEKLSKLTFTPTKEKKNENPPAFKVTLGIIPDYMYSGKGIKVEGVSAGKPAERAGIQRDDILLQINNDEIIDMMSYMKCLAKYKKGDTVKIKIERNKQIIEKEVTF